AGTCAAACCCCCTCTCACCCCTTGTAGTTATGATACTGCTTTACTgttctcaggcccggatttgtggaaagccaccaaggcccaggcctagggcggcaggattttagggggcgtcatgaagcccaaccacacccacattggttcggaagatctggggctgatcatgagatacaatcgttttttaaatttcccatgtggcAATCACGAATGCTCCCGatctgatgatgaaaatgtgtgcatgttcatgaatgaaggggaggggacaggggtgatgaacagcagtgggcctaggggtgcccgctttGTAACAGACATAGCTGTTacctaatttacaaaaaaatcactttttagcttttcattttttaatcttCAGTGTTTCAGTTGGTAGTTTTTAATTGTTATTctttatttgaaatgtattagATGAAATATAAACCCCTTAAACCACTCCATTGGtattctctccctctctctctgagTATTGTCAAGTGACTAGATATTGCAAGGGGCAAATACAATGAGTCCTTGGTACAATTACTTTGTGTGCTGATGTCCTTATATATTTGAAACAACACATTtgcaaataattacaataaacaTAGCTTCTTAAATAATGCTTTATTGCATGCTTTGGCATTATGCCTGGCTTTTAGTCATAACATCATGACAGTGCATGTATATATTTTCTGattggtcaaaaaaaaaagaaatatcaaaaTATTAACACCCTTACTGATTAAGATTCTGCTATATCACAAGATACagaaacaattttatttataaaatgcactTTAATGCCCATCATTTAAAGGTATGTGAATGAAATCTTAAATTCTTAAGTGGACTTACTTTCTGGCCTGTTTCAGATTACAGTTCTAATTTTTCTGCACCAGAGCCTTCACAAAAATAAACAGTGAGCTAGACAGATGTGatgtttaattacattaaaaaagccTGATCTGTTTTATTATGGCTATGGAGACAAGTTAGTAGGCTACATATGATAGTAAATGGTGACATGGCAAGTGTTCTTAGTGTGCAACTGTTAAGCCCACAAGTAACTTTTCTGAACAATGAACATGACAGAAGCAACTTATGTTACAAATAAACTTTGTTAGGTCAGCCCCAAACAACTGTTTATTCAAAAGTCATAATGTGCCAAACAATATAAATAGGATATGGGGCCACTGCTCTTTGATgagatatttttttcagaaattaaaaTGGTATTTTTTCTTACAAAACAAGAAGATATTTGTAATGCTCAAGTTCTTACACATCTTGCTCTGTTTCTCAAAGTGACAGAAGGACAGCAGCGTACAAGCAGAAGCTGCCTGAGATCAATTGTCCATGCTGAGCTCTCTGGAGATCTCCTTTCATTTTGCTCTTGCAGTTGTTCCATGTAAAGGCTGTCAGTTTTCTAAAGGGTTTCTTCTTTCATCATAAAATGCTCCTtgtaaaaaagaaatgcaattgTTGGGCTAAACCCTGGGAAGTGCCACCTTGCTTGTCATATTTTTGGAGTTTGAACAGTTGTCTGTTTAACAGCTGCAATTCTATAAGCTTGGGGCAGGTGGTTCTTTGCCATCCACAACATAGGATTGTATATCAACATATAGTCCTCTGACCTTTCATTTATGTGTGTGCTGTTTTATCAGCATAGTACTCACTGTACgtacagttttatatatatactggacaTGATCATCAAACAGGACATGATCATCAAACAGGTAGCTTGCACGGAAAGTAAAATTCACGTAGGCATTAAAAATATTCACAACACCATAAAATAGAGTCTTTTGTCAAAAGTAAGCCAgtgaatttatattaatatatatttatatatatgtatatatttatatacttcttTCGGGGTGGCACCAATTACTTTTAGATAACAATTTAAATAGAAATTCTGGTCTcagcaaagaaagaagaaatgtattttgtcTCCTAAAAGTCTTGTGATTTGGAGTCCTATTTTCATCCTTCCCTTGCAGTCCTAGTGCTGGTTCAGGTCTGTTCTAGGTCTTGATTAATCCGAGATGTTGGATAAATGGATTGACTCAGAATCTTTAAGAACATCAGCTCAGGAGAGTCCCGCCACAGAAGGAGTAACGACGAGCTGCAAACCAAGATCACAAGCGGTTACCACCAAACCAAAGCAACTCCATGTCAGCTCAGAATGTCACCAATTCTACATGCTGGAGAAAATTTAGCAGGTTAAAACCAGTACAGATCCTTGCTTTTATCCTGGGGCTGTAAACCTGGGAATGGaatagaaggagagagagaaggagaaagaagaaaaaggagatATAAAGGTACAAGATGTTTTAGGACAGGGGGAAATAAAAGTAGGTGATAGATTTAATGTGGCAGATTAGGATATTTTAGGACAAGAGGCTAGAGCAAGAGAGTTAAGAGCATAGGATATGAAGTGATCAATATTTGCACAAAACAAATAAGCACATAAGGATATGTGATAGCTTAGTATGTGCTATGCTACAGGTTTAGTTCACTATATTTATACTCTGTAATTTATCTGGTTTGGTAAGTACAGTTTTCAGGTTTTGTGAGATCATTGAACCGAGAACCTACCtacctttttaattaaaaaccacAATTGCTGGTTTTCTAGGAAGGGAATGTGATGCTGACTGATGTAAAGGTGCCTCCATTTGTGCTACCTGTTACAATGTGTGGAGAAACCATTTTGAAACAAATTTATGAAGGCATTATCTAGCTCCAAAACACTGAAATTGttgatacattttattatcaattatattctgattaaataaaagcaaataaaaaaaagggaccAGAATGCTTCTTTTATTTGCTGAGTAATTGTAAGGAAAAAATTAGTTGTTGAATACAAGTGTTTCCCATACACAGGCATGTTTTCCTTGACTCATATAGttattatatacaatacatattgcAATGGAATGATGTATAGGAGTATTCATACACATACACTATGAAAACTTACAAGGTATAGTGGAGGACTCCAGGGCTAGGTTTAGGATGAATAAAAGGAGTGGCCTGTTTTTGAGAGGAGCCATTGCTTTGTACAACTCAGCTTTGCTATTTAGAAAAATTTGATTGTAACAGGTAGTAGTAACTAACGGTGCATTTAGGAGTGCCGGTTGAGGCGCACGATTTGTGGAGACCTTTTGCGCCTCTTATCATGGCACTAAACACCCTGAGTAAATCTTTCTTTGCATGGctacaaaatataaatacctaGACTAAATGATAGTGTCTGTTGTGTGTACAAACATTTATGaacagagaattaaaataagcttACCTGCATCTACATTAAGGCCAATGCTCTGTCCCATGTCTGTCGCTGGCCCTGTAAATGGCCCAGGTGTTGTCCATGCAGAAGTGGCTGGTTCTCCCTTTCCCAAATCACACTGTGCTGTAGATGCAGATGTTCCTGCTGGGGTGATCCTGTGAGGTCGAACGGAGGCTGGCACAAGGAGGGAGCTGTAGCGGGGATCAAAGTGTGTGCTGTAGACCTCATGCATACCCGCCCGAGGGTAACTGGACCCTTGTGTATTTAAAGCTCCCCCAATAGCATAAGggtgatggtgatgatgatggtgatgtgCATGGTGCCAGGGCTCAGGAGGACCTTGGTGAAGGTGACTGTGAAGTGATGCTGGAGAATAAGGGTCTGCCCCAAATGGAATCTCTGCATGTGGACCACTCAGAGGACTAGCTAGGCTACTGCTCAAGGAAGAGGGAGCAGAAACTGCAGAAGGCTGATAACTGCTATTCCAAAATGATGGTGGGAAGCTCCTTTGATTCATTGGGAAAGATGCGTCTGTAGAGAAAATTAGAAGAAAATACGTTTTCATTAACTTATTTATGCAACATCTTGAGATCTATTAAGCTAATATCACAAACCAAACACGCTGCAGACACTCCATACATAACTCCCATAAACTTTGTCTATGctacctacagtacatttctgGGACCCCCAGCAGCAGCAGTCTGCTGACACTAATGTTGCCAAGAAAATACAGGTATTCTAAACACAGTCctagtttaaaagttattttatgtCCAAAAGGCATTGTTATTTTGCTTCTTACACGTATTACTGTACCTTACTACTGTACTATTCTCCCTACTTTACTACTCTGTACCTTACTACTCTCCCACTAATGAGATAAGTTAGTTTAAACAGGGGcactgagctctgtataaacaccCTCTGTACAGTATGATCTACTGATAAATTAGGGAGGACCAATCACCTTTCCATAGAGCTGATCTCCTTGGTGGAGGGCTGACAATGGAAGACAGTGTTCACAActcccctttttaaaccacacccactttaaacaacacccatgttaccacaagaacttttaataccatgtccacattaatggtggtagcacaccaaatacccaaatgtttggtgctcactgcagggatatcactcaatttccaaatgctaacaaacccctaccaggctggCGTcccaggtagcatagggcaagcaaagtacggcacacacacacacaggtagcataggcgcattaggcgcttcgtcctttagtgaatttgccccacagggagcacaggataggcagagtatggctcacacagggagagcataggacaggcagagtatggcacacacacagggagcataggacaggcatattatggcacacacagggagcataggacagtcaGAGTATGgtagacacagggagcataggacaggcagagtatggcacacacagggagcataggacagtcagagtataacacacacagggagcattgggcaaactgagtatggtacacacagggagcatagacacagggagcataggacaggcagagtatggcacacacaggcagcatagcaCAGTCAGAGTATGgtaaacacagggagcataggacaggcagagtataacacacacagggagcattgggcagactgagtatggcacacacagggagcatagggcatgcagagtatgacgCAATGCAATCAGGTACACGTGTCTAAACTACATACTATTTCAATCTTGCAGCCACCATGATTATTCTGTATCATTCACTGCCCAAGCAGAGCTTACAATGTATGTCCCTTCACATaaactatggtcagttttatcaggaaccaattaatctgtctgtatgtttttagagtgtTGGAGGAAATCCACCCATGAAAAATGCCTGCAGGTAATGCCCTAATGATCAAACTTAGAACTGGAAGGCAGTCAAGCAATTAAACAGCTATTTCTGCACATTGACTGTAAATGTTAATActgtcttataatacacaaaaccatCAGTGAAAATCAGtggttagtgatgtcacttgtcacatgactcattgatatatgtgtattataataattatggtGTACATTGCTCACTATTTGTCTCTTTTAGGCCATGTGcacaaaatgtatacatataaGCCAATTTTGCCCTAGTGCAGCTACCATATAAACCAACCAGAGGTCTTCTTTCAATATTCTTCCTGCACATGCCTATGGCATGTTGATTGCAATGTAACTAGTCGAAACATAACAGGACTTTGCAAAAGGAACACTTTTCCCCCCAAATTCAATAGTTTACCAAAACTGGATCATTCCCATGATATTCAAATTGAAAGATTGCATTTAGTGATTGTCAGGGTAAATTATaagtacatactgtatttcaGTAGTGGGTGGGAAGCTTTAGTGGCAACAACTTTAAGCACTAGTTTACATGCCTGGGCCACACACACATTCACTTGAATAGCATTGATTTGATTGGCTGCAGGGCAGTGACATAGGAACAGAGAATGCACCGAAAAGTAGCACATAAATCCTCACTGTCTGTAATTTCTACCCAGCCATTGGTAATCTCTGCATTTAAATGGTGGAGGATGTGGTCAGCAATGGTGAAGATCTAAGGTGCCTAAGGGTAAATGGcaactgtatttattaataacatgaaaacaatgtttttgcaACACAATTTCGGttgtaaaagtatttattttgcaaagtccTACCATTTTGAAAAaggttaacatcccctttaactataCTATAAATATGAAAGATTGGGTAAAAATGTAATATCAAATTCAATCATTTTAAATTTTGTGATTTGCTCAGTACTACACTTTCTTGGACAAATCAATGACCTTAGTTCTAGCCAAATAATTTGTCTCTATTTCtattattctgtaacccttttcTGAATGGCCATTAACGTTACAATCCTCTGGATCTTTGCTCGATAGGCCACGTGGGATCATAATAGGTGCCTTTGTAGAACTGATAATAGAGGTTGACATTCATGCAGTGACTGCAGACCTTTTAGATATCTGGTTGAGCCTTTACAAGATGGTAAAAGAGACCACTGTTTTGGCCAATAAGCTAATTTGAGACGCTAAATCAGCAGGCTATATTGGGAGTATATGGCTAGCAGCATTAACAGATATCAAaaagatttttcttcaaccatCTGCACACCATTTGGATAGGAGGgtgtggtcacaggcaggagggAAAGGGTGTTGTCCTTACTGGGTCCCCTGAATTGCAGTGTCCCATGCAGTAAGCAGGTTTGCTTATATGAAGTTATGCCACTGAAGGTATGAAAACGGGACATAAATAGATTCCACTCAATTAAATGTCTCTCTCTTATAACGCTGACCTTTTTCATATTCagattttagcaaa
The genomic region above belongs to Xenopus laevis strain J_2021 chromosome 5L, Xenopus_laevis_v10.1, whole genome shotgun sequence and contains:
- the vgll2.L gene encoding vestigial like family member 2 L homeolog — translated: MSCLDVMYQVYGPPQPYFAAAYSPYHQKLAFYSKMQEAPESSSTSSSASTSGSSFSSHVPTSIKEEECSPEKERPPEAEYISSRCVLFTYFQGDISSVVDEHFSRALSQPSSYSPSSTSAKSSRSASTWRDASFPMNQRSFPPSFWNSSYQPSAVSAPSSLSSSLASPLSGPHAEIPFGADPYSPASLHSHLHQGPPEPWHHAHHHHHHHHPYAIGGALNTQGSSYPRAGMHEVYSTHFDPRYSSLLVPASVRPHRITPAGTSASTAQCDLGKGEPATSAWTTPGPFTGPATDMGQSIGLNVDAARRYSFCGGTLLS
- the vgll2.L gene encoding vestigial like family member 2 L homeolog isoform X1; this encodes MSCLDVMYQVYGPPQPYFAAAYSPYHQKLAFYSKMQEAPESSSTSSSASTSGSSFSSHVPTSIKEEECSPEKERPPEAEYISSRCVLFTYFQGDISSVVDEHFSRALSQPSSYSPSSTSAKSSRSASTWRDASFPMNQRSFPPSFWNSSYQPSAVSAPSSLSSSLASPLSGPHAEIPFGADPYSPASLHSHLHQGPPEPWHHAHHHHHHHHPYAIGGALNTQGSSYPRAGMHEVYSTHFDPRYSSLLVPASVRPHRITPAGTSASTAQCDLGKGEPATSAWTTPGPFTGPATDMGQSIGLNVDAGLQPQDKSKDLYWF